The sequence AATCTTTTGTAATATTTTAGATCTTTTTTGTTCTATGCGTGGCTTTGTGTTCGCCATCGCGCGATCATCGTTTATCAGCGGTGagatatgaaaattttcaacaatcttTCAGGAAAATGCTTCTAATTTCGACATTTTCCATGGAATATGGTAAaatttatataccaatcgaatcgTTGTGAGTAGCAGAATGCAACGGAtataaaatttcatcgggaaatttGGTATATCTGGCCGAGAATGTTGTGCAAACATAAAACTAGTCGGTCCGGGGATACTTTTTTCGGTCAAAATTTCCATTTTGTCGAGAGTCCAGTTTTCCCAAATTTTCATAtatcgaaaatatttttcaacgtaAATTAGCCTTAGGATCTAACAAAGAAGGTGATttgtttagaattttgaaattcctttccgaaaaattcttaaaaatcggGAAGCGCGCCAAGGTGCATTTTATCGGCCGCGCCACTGAGCTTCCCCTTAAGGttccatttcatttttttgcatGTGTACAATACTTTGGACGGGATTTTCGAGTGCTGCCAAGCCTTTTGGAGCACATCTGCATGCTGACTCCCGCCATCGTGATTAGGCCCGCTTGGTTGGAGGGCTAAGCTGGATATCGCCATTGCATTTCGGCTGTTCAGCGCCATCTTCTAAAGGTCAGAGGCTACCTCACGTGCCAAACGTTCACTGCATCCGTACCCCGATCATCATCATCCGAAAGGCGGTGCCGCCTGGTGAACCACGAACGTCCCTGAGACACGGCGGCAAGGCTTTCTACGGAGGTTTTTCTGCATTTTTGGCCAATCTCCAAGTGTGATCCATCCTGCCAATTGACTAGCCCTGTGCTCCCGCCATCTTATCGACTAGCACGGACGGTGCTTGGGTATTGTTCCTGTTGGCTGATTTATACAAATTCAAGGCACATACTTGCCTTGGAATTGGTGAGTACCATTCCAAGTATTTTACTTGCTCGCTCCAGGCCTACCGTGGTCTTCTTGTCTTGACAGATTCGTCCTCTGTTCCTGAGTAGCCGCCCTGTTCCGGTTTGCAAGATGGAGCAGCAACAACTGCAAAAGGCGTATCTCACCTCCCGGAGGACCACGATGATTACCGCGCTGGGTCGGGCAGAGGCATTTGTGGCTGATTTCGACGAGCAACGCGACCAAGGGCAGGTCGCAATTCGGCTGGAGTACCTGAACAACATGTGGACAACGCTGGAGGAGGTGCAAGGGCAGTTGGAGGACATTGAGTGTGGTGAACAAGGTAGGCAAGTTAATGCTGACATTCGTGCAAATTTTGAACCTCGGCTGTTCCAAATAAAAGCCGCCTTACTTTCAAAACTACCTGTTCTTAATCAAGCTCGCATCCCTGAATCTTCTTCTTCGCCGTCTTCCGCTCTCGCTGGGTTGAAACTACCTACGATCTCGCTTCCTGAATTCAACGGAGATTACATGCAGTGGCTAGGGTTTCATGACACTTTTCTGGCGCTCATTCATTCAAATTCCGACGTTGCAGCCATCCAAAAGTTTCATTATTTGAGAGCAGCTCTGAAAGGTGAAGCGGCTCAGCTCATTGAATCCATTGCGATTTGCTCAGCGAATTACAACCTGGCTTGGCAAACATTGGTGGACAGGTACGCCAATGAATACCTGTTGAAGAAACGGCATCTCCAAGCACTGTTCGAAATCAACTCGGCTAAAAGGGAAACTGCTGCATCTCTACATGCACTGGTGGATGAATTCCAGCGTCACACCAAGATCCTGTGTCAACTAGGCGAACCAACGGAGTCCTGGAGCACCATCCTAGAACATCTATTGTGCACAAAACTCCCTGACGACACGCTGAAAGCCTGGGAAGAGTACGCATCAACCTCTAGCAACCCGAACTACGACTGCTTGATCGAGTTTCTTCAGCGTCGTATGCGCGTTTTAGAGTCCATTCTGGTGAACCATCATCAACCCGCATCCGTTCCAAACGTGTCATCTCATTCTTCCAAAAGGGCTCCCAATTTCCGTGTATCATGTGCTTCTACTTCCAATTCCGCCTGCAAATGTCCAGCTTGCAATCAAGATCATCCGCTTATGAAGTGTGCAAGGTTCAATCAGCAGTCTCATTCCGAACGGCTGCGTTTCGTATCGAGCAAGCACCTGTGTCACAATTGCCTTAAAAGTGATCACATTGCTCGTAATTGCTCATCAACTTACAGCTGCAAGCATTGCCGTAAACGCCATCATACGATGCTGCATTCCGGTGACGTCACTAGATCTGTAAACGATTCGCCTTCCACTCGCACGTCTATGTCTACGCAAGCTATCCAGTCTGCTGCTTCATCCGTTGCGGAATCAGTTCCCCGATCATCCGTCGTAAATGTTGAAGAGTGTCCCAGAGTCGTTGCCAGTGCCTCCGCTCCACAATCTCGAGAAGACGTTTTTCTGCTGACGGTACTGGTGAAGGTAGTCGATGCATACGGACAAGACCACATAGCACGTGTTCTGCTCGACAGTGCCTCTCAACCAAATCTCATCACGAATCGTCTGGCACGACGATTGCACTTGAAAGCGGACTTCTGTGAACGTGACAATTCAGGGAGCTGGAAATACTTCAAAGAAAGTGAAGGAATCAATCTTTGCTCGAATCAAATCGCGGAACGACAGTTTTGAATGCGGTGTGGACCTACTATTAATGGATACCTTTGACTGCAGATCTTCCAGCACAAGATATATGTATCGCAGACTGGCAGATTCCTCAAAATTTGTCATTGGCCGATCCCATGTTCAATAAGAGCCAACAGATTGACATGGTTCTGGGCGCAAAACACTACCACTCTTTCTTTCCAAGTACTGCTCGTCTTCAGTTGGCCGACAATCTTCCGACACTGGTAGACAGCGTTTTTGGTTGGGTAGTAACGGGATCAGCAAGCATGGGTCACCCTATTCAACGGCAATCTATTACTCCCAGTGTCGTCGCTGTTTCTATGCCGACACTTGAGGAATGTATCGAACGTTTTTGGAAAACTGAAGAATTGACCGTTGACAACAATTATTCGGTAGAGGAGCGCCACTGTGAGGATTTCTTCCAATCCACAACGTCTCGTGACGAGACAGGCCGCTACATTGTCCGGCTACCACGTAAACCCGATTTCGACGCGATGCTAGGTGAATCCAAAATCGGTGCTCTTCGTCGCTTCGAGCAACTCGAGCGGCGACTAGAACGGGACCAAAAGCTGAAGGAAGAATATCACGATTTCATGAGGGAGTACCTCTCCCTCGGCCATATGCGATTGGTCGAGTCGGACGATGTAAATCACTCCCACATATATTATCTTCCTCACCACCCCGTAATCAAGGAGGCAAGTACAACCACCAAAGTAAGAGTCGTATTCGACGGCTCTGCTCGTACTTCAACCGGCTTCTCCCTGAATGAAGCTCGGTGGTCCAAGATGATCTTCTTGCCATCATTCTTCGGTTTCTGACTCATCCCGTAGCTTTGGTTGGTGACATAGCGAAGATGTACCGGCAGGTTGGCCTACACCCAGATGATTGTCCTTTGCAACGCATCCTCTTCcggttcacaaaaaaaaaatctccagttCAAACCTATGAATTGCAAACCGTCACCTACGGTCTATCCTTCCTCTTTTCTGGCGACGCGAGCACTCCAGCAAGTTGCATCGGATGAAGGTGATGACTATCCAGTTGCCGGCCAAGCACTTCGGAAAAACTTTTATGTAGACGATTTTATTGGAGGGGCGAAAACCATCGAGGAAGCTATCCAACTACGAGAAGAATTGGCGAACTTACTCTTGAAAGGTGGATTCATGCTGAGAAAGTGGACATCAAACCGCCTTGAAGTACTGCAGGGGCTCCAGGATGACCAAATCGGAACGCAATCAAGCCTACAGTTCACACCAAACGAATCGATAAAAGCGCTAGGAATTCGATGGGAGCCAGAGTCCGACACACTTCGTTTCGATTCCCCAATACAGCAACGTAATGAGCCTCCAACAAAGCGATCAATCCTCTCCAACATCGCTAGACTCTTCGATCCGCTCGGCTTAATTGCACCCATCGTAGTCAGAGCCAAAATCCTGATGCAGGAGCTATGGTCCCTCTCTTGCGACTGGGATGACCCAGTGCCTCACATTATTCGACTAAAATGGGAAAAATTTCGACTTGAGCTTCCAGGAATTGCAACCTATAGAATTGATCGCTACGCCTTTCTCCCAGATGCACAAATCGAGCTGCATACATTTGCTGATGCGTCAACGTCTGCATACGGAGCATGCACATACGTCCGTTGCGAAAATGCTCTGGGTACCGTACGAATCAGGCTACTTGCCTCAAAAAGCAAGGTAGCTCCACTAAAGAGACTGACAATAGCTCGCCTGGAACTGTGTGCTTGTGTTCTGGCAGCTCATCTACATCATCGCATCAAACAGGCAATCCACATCAATGTATCTGCATCGTATTTCTGGTCCGACTCTGCCGTTTGTTTGTATTGCCTTCGCTAGGGGGCATGGAAAACATTCGTTGCCAATAGGGTCTCCGAGGTGCAACACTTCACCCATGGaagcaaatggaaccatatACCCGGCTCCGAGAACCCCGCGGATCTAGTTTCACGCGGAATGTCAGTGGAAGATTTCCTGCAAAGTGAAGATTGGAAGCATGGCCCTTCATGGCTAGCACACCAACAGTCatcctggccaatttcaaacctACCTGCCGTCTCGGAGGACATTCTGGAAACCAAAAGCGTTGTTGCATCCATTCAAACAACAACCAGCATCAACCCATGGTTTCTTCGGTGGTCGTCCTATACTCGACTACTCCACACGGTAGGATATTGCCTCCGTTTCGTAACAAAAACACGTTCAAAGGCCAGAACCCAGTCAATTGCACCCCTCACGGGAATCGAACTCGACGCGCAGTCACTTACCGTCCAAGAGCTTGTCAACGCTAATGCCCTTCTAACCAGGCTTGCCCAGCAAGATGTCTTCGGGGATGAGATCAAGGACCTGCAGCGAGGAAATACCGTAATGAAGAAATCGCCAATACGTCGAATGTGTCCATTCATCGATCCAGAAGGAATACTACGAGTAGGAGGCCGATTGAACCTGTCTCAGCTGCCATATCAGTCCAAACACCCTGCCCTCCTCCCAAAAGATCATCCATTCACCAGGCTAATCGGAGAACATTATCatcggaagctcctccacggCGGCGGGCGTCTTTTGTTGTCGTCGATTCGTGAGGAATACTGGCCACTGAACGGTCGTCGTTTGGTCCATAGCATCGTACGAAATTGTTTCCGGTGTATACGTCATCGTCCGCAGCCCGCTCACCAGCAGATAGGTCAGCTACCAGCAGCGAGGGTCATACCAAGTCGTCCCTTCTCCAACACAGGCGTGGATTATGCTGGTCCTCTATACATGAAACCCATCCATAAACGAGCAGCCCCGGCAAAAGCTTACCTGTGCATATTTATATGCTTCGCAACAAAGGCTGTCCACCTAGAGTTAGTTGGGGACCTCTCTACCCAGGGGTTCATTGCAGCGTTACGCCGATTCATTGCAAGACGTGGAATCCCAGCCCACATTTATTCGGATAACGGAAAAAACTTTGAGGGAGCAAAACGAGAGCTAGGCGAGCTATTTGCCAGGTTTAGGAGCCAAAACGAGCAGAGCATTATTGCTTCTGCTTGCACAGATCAGGGAATTACTTGGCACTTGACTCCCCCCAAGGCCCCACATTTCGGTGGCCTATGGGAAGCGGCGGTCAAGACTGCCAAACGACATCTATTTCGACAATTGGGTAATACACGTCTGTCATTTGAAGCATGTTACACTATTCTGCACCAAATAGAATCTGCGATGAATTCCCGTCCTCTTTTGCCGATGTCCGATGATCCTAATGACCTCGCCGCCCTAACACCAGCACACTTCCTCATCGGTACCTCGATGTACGCCCTGCCCGACCCAGCCACTCAGCACACGCCAGTGGGCGCCCTTGAACATCTTCAGAAGCTCCAGCATCACGTTCAGAAATTCTGGGTTCACTGGCGAACCGAGTATTTGCAGGAGATGATGAGAGATACAAAGCTAGCAGCACGAAACGACGAGATCCGGCCTGGAAGGATGGTCATCCTAGTTGACGAAATGGTGCCAACAACCCGTTGGCCACTTGCGCGTATCACTGAAGTACATCCTGGAAGAGATCGATTGAATCGAGTTGTTAGCCTTCGCACCGCCAAAGGAGTCATCATCCGACCAATTACCAGAATTTGCTTACTTCCGTGTTTCGAGCCAATTCTAGATCAGGAGCAACGAGAAGAAACTATCGACGATCCAAATTCCCATCCATAAGAAATAGTTTTTGCCTGtaaatagaagaaaaatcgaaTATTTGTTAAACAAATTGTACTTACCTGATAGAATAAGTGAAAccagtttgtttttgtttacaaTTGTTATGTTGAACGTATCCATTCAAGGCGGCGGGTATGTTGGAGCAAATAACAGTAGGTCAACATGCATTAGGTCACCACATAGACGATTGACATCGCTTGCATGCGATAATACAGTGAACGCGCTCCATTCGAACAGTTCAGCATACGATTAGGGATTTTCGCCCGTTCAAACTGGCAGTTTTGTTCGTAGCATAAATTATGTATAGATCGAGCTGTAATAGTCGTTAGCCAACAGAATCCAGTCAGTCTCCTTCCTACCTGCATGCCAAGTGAAAGTGTACCAACCCCTTAGAAGTTCAATCAAATAAAAGATTAGTTGCATCCAAAGTGTTAAATTCTTAGGTAGTGATTTAAGACCAAAGTGGAAGAATAAATTGAGTATAGAGCTGAAGACCGTGTATGTGCATTACTCTCATCTCGCCTACCCGTGCCTCGCTGCCCTCGtcgttgttgctgctgctgtagtCGGTGTGGTGAAATTACTTGCATGCTTTCTGGTGCCTTACACGGTGGAGCTGCGTGGGAGAAAATTTGAAGCTTATTGCGAAAAACGAAGACACAACGTAGGACGATTTCTGGTAAGCGCCAacactacgtctaaggggaagcacTCGGATACAGaatgtaaaacggaaatttccaaattcgaaaccgtcacgaaattaggaaagatttcaaacgttaccagcgtctttatctttcgttgGATTTTGGAGATTatcttatcaatcgattcgattataccaacgttaaactattgaaaattttatttctttcaacCCCGATTAAAAAAACAGGATTAATCAAAATttatgcatccccaacacggacatcagattgatgtaagGTACGAGCCTTTCGGTCCACTGTTCCGTTTTCCGTGCTCGCGTCATTTCCATTCAGAATTTCACGGAGAGCGGACCAGTGCGTCCAGAAGTGGTACCAGCGACAACGGCTGTCGCAGCGGTGGTGGTGGAAAAGAAAAGTTTTCGGTGGTGGTAGCGATGGCGAAGCAGCAGCAACGCATCATTTATGTCCGTGTACCAATCACCATCGACGGCGGATCtggccgaatcatcggatggcggtcgctcGGTCGAGTGGTTGCCATTAGTGTGGTacataaaagcaaaaaaatcggttcttttcaggaaagTGGTTAAGGTTAAGTTGAGataattttgacgtaaactacgtcttaGGAGAAGGTCTAATACAGGGTGCTCTCCATCAAGATGCAAAGTTtaatgaaacttttgattatcaacgttaaactattgaaaatttcatttcaacctAGTACATAATTCAGAACCGACCAATCCtgttcatgcatccccaacacggacatcagtttGATTATGGTCCTTTTAGACAATCGCTCCATTTatctatgcataaaaaaaatcctgtttcGGGAGCGTCCGTCATTTTCGTTTGAACATTCCCGGAAAGTGGACAAGACGCTCCATCGGTAGCCTTGAGTCAGCACCGGAGGCGATTGTCTGGCTTAGAGTGGACCAGCGATAGTGTTGGCAGCAGTCAACGATGGTGGAGAGGCGGTCGGGTCGGCAACATCACTCATTTACAATCCCAGCGCCAACGGCTGCCGCAGCGTTGACGTTGGTGGCGTCATTAATGGTGGAGCTGCGGTGAAAATAAATCAGTTCTTTTGAGCACCATCATTATCTCGGGGAGAAAGTTGTTAAGCTGAGAGGATTTTTCCAAAGCGCAACTACTAGTGACCGGTGACTCTTGGCCTCCAGTGAAATCTTCTAGTGAGATTCTGAGTTTGGTTATGTGCTGTTCGTGATTTAAAAAGTGTATTATTGAGAGGATTAAATATAGAATATTGACCCGAGAcgaatttttttcattataccaAATATAATCGCTTGGCATCGGTAGCGAGGGGCCCGAGGGGCAGCCGTCGTAGATTCCGTGAGATTCCTTAAGCACATTCAGAAAACCTACTTatctaaaaggaatactcaagagctttcactcaacgaaaaccgcatcatgattaatcgccccaataatcaGTGATAGATTCTAATATCGTTTATGAATATTTAGTCATGAGCACTGAAACGCGCAGAGCACCAAAATAGCCTGAATGTGTTTCTACTATCTTTCGCGCCAGGAGCAGCAATGTTGCTGGCTGAGCAGTTACTCAGTTTTCTCCAAAAAACTACGATATAGGCTAAAAttaattactaattattggaatgaTTGATTAAtatgcggttttcgttgagtGAAAGCTCATGAGTTTTTCTTCTAGCTTTGTATGTTTTCTTTTTGCTTGTGAATAATGTCGGAGCACTATAATCAGTTCAATGAAAAGAAaattcccatactaatttccatgcaaacttgaatcggcttgtgctaaatcagttttaatccaaatcagctcaaattttcggaggacactcaAAACATAAGACAAAATCAGATAAGCGTTGTGGAGAAAAATTGAGATTTTTTGAGTCACCCTAAATTATATATTCATTCTAAGCTAACTAAGCTTAGCAAATTACCTATTTAGCCCaacgacattttcggtaaaATGGCCCTTTCTACCAAACTATCATGTCGGCCAAACGGCTGAAAGTTATCGGTTAtatgtcaatcaaaaaatcactaaaataaagttttgaaaaacaaaattcattcaaactTCGAAGAATCATCGAAATTCCGAATGTCATCATTTAAgagcaaaaaataaaaagttgagtCACTTTTAGAAAGACGTTGTATTGCTTAATTAAAGTGATAAAAACTTTCCCAACGTTCTTGTTAGCTGCACTGCGACGAAGTCGTAATTTTTAACGTGCAAAAATATCACCTCTTTTCCTTTTTCGTCTTGCAAGTCATAAATCTTTCAAGATAATTCATTTTTAACGGAACAAATTTTGAGCATGGAAGTAGATAAAGTCAAGACTCAAATTTCTATGCaaatgtgatctcttcccccACAGTAGGAGTATTTCGAGCACAATAATTTCGAATGCAAAATCAGCCTGTTCTCCTAATCGTTGTTGCGTCGGTCAACTTAAGACGTTCTGGCAAATTTGTCTTCTTTCGATTAATCTTGAGCTCCTCACCGCCACCCGACCCATATACATAATGCATGCACTCTGAAAACGGTTTTTCGTTGCCGAGTATTTGTCTAAAATGCACACAAAAACCACAAACAGACAAACACTTGAAGCACAAGTACCGATATCCTAAACACTGTCTGGCTCAAGAAGCCACAGGACCAGAAGCAGCACCATCGTACCCATACCACTGGAATCCATTTGTGTTTTATCGTTGCCAactagaaaataaataaaactatgCAAATGAACAATTTGCATGCACTAACTGGGCACAACTGATCTTGCCGGAGTTGGCAGAATTTGGTCCAAATTGCTGTGTCGTATCTTTTCACTCAATCTTGCTTTTTATGTGTGCTCTATATTTATGAAAGACCCGTACCCGACTATTGAGGCTGAATTTGAATGAATCCATTATAAAGAAAGATGAAAAAAGCAGGCAACCTGTCATATTATTTATCTCAGGTCTCAATATCTGTACCATTCGAGGATTACCCCATCCCAGAACACAATGTTTCTGAGACGTGGTAAACTCACTTACTACTTTTGATCCGAAGCGATTGCCCCGTCATCGCTGCTCTGTTGCCAGGGAAAATATCTGTCGACatgttcgaagaaattcttttttgaAGCTATTCCACCTCTGCGACATCATGCAGAGCTATAGAACCATTCAATTTTTCCCATACCTGTCTAAATAGAAAAAGAATGGTAACGTGTTATCACGTGCAGGTGAACAATAAATTGAAAAACGATATCGAGTCTAATTATTCAGTGGTTACAACTCCCTGACCTTATTACCTACCGTATTGTATGAGACTAAACTGTTTCTTATCCTTTTTATCTATAATTTGTATCTACTACCTTCAAGAATCCTTGACGATTTAACGGTCGTCATAGCATTTCATCGCACCTACCACCACTTGCTACCTAATTCGTTCAAGCCGAGCGTAATATAATTCATCATCGTTTCCCATATTTCGGAAACCTATGATTTATTAGCATAAGCTTGTCTCTTCACGCAAAACGAAGCCTCCGCCTGCCGTGCGTCGCCCGATGACATCAGCTTTCAGGACGGGACGAAAGGAACTTGTGCTCGTCGACGCGACCGCGACTGCAACGCTATAAATATGAGGCAGAAAATTGCTCCTTTCCTACTGTGGACCCCCACGACGACGCTGCCGGGTGGGAATTTACGCATCAGATGAAGAAGGCGGGCGGGTATTCCACGCGCCACGTGCTGATGGGTCTTAGCGAGGGACTACGATGACTTTCAATGCCTAACCGAATGTGGTAAGCGATACGTGGGAGCGACGGTAATAGTAATCAGGGATTCTATCCGCCAAGGAGTGATGATGAGCGCAGACTAATGGGAAACGGGTGGGTATCATAATGCAAGGAAATTGTATTACGCGGAAAACGTTTCGCATTTGGGAGGTATTTGTATTCAATTAGAAGCTTAGATAGAATTTGTTAAAGGTTTGTATGTACTTATCAATGTTATCAATACTTTGCGTAGAATGTGCTGAGTGATATTTTCGCTTCAGGAATAACGAAATAGAGTGAAGGGCCTTGCGGTGTTTTGATAGTTTGTTTGGAATTATATCAGAACAGTTGATGTTCTATAAGATTCTATTCCACATCACCAGTATTCCACAAGTCGAGAAAAACTAATCTGACGTTTCAAGAAGTTTAACTTTATagtttcctttaaaaaatgATGAAACCGAAAAGGTACTTATTGAATTAGCCCACGAGAAGTAATTTTTAGGGTCTCCAGTAGTtttgcaagcaaaggcgtaggatcgCCAATtcgaagatggcgagttcgattttcgGTTCTTTCTAGGATACacggttttcaaaataatttgtcttccttttacttccactaattcgttTTTTCGTATCTACACAAATATGTATTTCATCCACTACTTGTGGACAtcttagtgctgtccaatgagcagctcgaagtagctcgaagttgttcccgccctgctcgttcttttttgtcaacaaatgggcatgagcaggacagggaaaaacttcgagctacttcaagctctcattggacagcactctTCACTGTGTTGTTTATCGAAGTCgatccattgtatttgccacacaagatacatactcattactcatgcaatggcaggcatggaaaagttttcaattaataaatgagaaaatgctaTATTGAAAATCAGATCAGtttgaatgtagagccattgaaaaagaagGAGCAGAAGAAGACGAGATCTAATTTACGACAAAATCAGTTGCTAAAATGATAGATCATTGTCACTCATATTTCTggggaaaataattctaaacatgtattatcaattcagtgcaaatccgaattatagccgctaacgaaaatggatttttctcacaatccatacgttaaacctgacttcggaagtagtgcgctgttttcatttggtgatttgctatacagcgcaccacttccgaaattaggtttaacgtatggattgtgagaaaaatctaaTTTCGATAGCGGCTACAATTCGGTTCTCAACTGAATTTATAATAgtgtgtggccctaaatggccgaAACGAAGTTATGACGGCGACTCGCCGTGGATgtgtgtgcacgccgcggaggtctgactggaagaggcaaaatcatggcttgctgctcgccgattgacacgctgatgcgTGAATCTGTTataacacgctgaaggcattttactcaaaccccatatttcccttcttctctcatcaaAAACGCAAACAAAATCTTCTAGCATaggatgcaatgcttgtttttctCCTGGGTTATTTAAATGAGAAGAAAGTGTACATCGGTTGCAATTGAGCAACCGGTTAACTCCATTGAAAACTGCTCATTAAAATAAACTTTACTCATCATCATGGTTTTAATACCAGAATAATGATTCAGAGTGTGGGTTCCCAAAGTGTGGGCCGCGAAAGATAAAACGTGATCCATACTTTCGTTGGAtgattagagaacaacaaatttacgaAACCTTCTCttgtttgtcaaatacaatgacaatttcttccaaaaaacattccaaatcttacccaaatgcaattcaaaacTAGGCGGTATTGAACTTCATTACTAATAACATTTAAGAACTACCtaatacttgatacttgataggctacagctcttcgatgaacctaataaagataagaaagataagaaaatttatgctaatccaaattcaatccaaatccaatccaaatccaattcaaatccaatggtaatctaatccaaatctgatttaagtccaaatccaatccaaactcaacccaaatccaacacaaatccaatccaaatccaatataaatccaatccaaatccaattcaaattcaatccaaatccaatccaaatccaatccaaagccaataaaaatccaattcaaatccaatccaaatccaaatccgtaCATTCAATCCAAGTTTTAGTTTCGCGTATAGTACACCATCAACCATTTGCCGTCAAGCAGTATTGCTAACCAATAACTCCAATAAcagccaataactccaaactaataaaaaattcgaacttccgaatagctttgtaaaatccggcaaccttattgatttttcaaattccaagaTATCTGCTCCTACAGGTAATCCCGCTATGGCTACTAAGTCAGTCATTTCAAGATAAATTTCTagataatatatttggctttccgaacagtttcgaacagtacagcattgaatatttcttcatttctctcagatttcgttatataATAGCTcgactggtagtctcatgtacgttgccaagtggcttcatgtaatctaaatttgttttaatcaaaatcaatgctcgcagcactttgaaattttctagatcgtaaaccattttccgttggtgttccatacgcaccttgtagtttcacaaactacaattttttttttcggccacctttcagacacaccttatagttttctaaaccacaaaccatttccaccgatcttccagacgcgcaaGAGGGTAACAGCCAGCCATGggcacaagggaccgaaaattcctggcagctggtcagtagggcaaagcggaagtcgaacgcatctcgacctgcaaagaaagctaaggacagaggcgaggccttgttggttaaaactgataaggcaaagtacgctgaagtccttaaatcgatgcgggcggccgaaaagctttcggcgctgggtcagaacgtgcgaagcgtcagacgcaccaaggccGGTGAAAGGATCTTGGTCCTGAAACGCGGAGCGCAGG comes from Armigeres subalbatus isolate Guangzhou_Male chromosome 2, GZ_Asu_2, whole genome shotgun sequence and encodes:
- the LOC134210502 gene encoding uncharacterized protein LOC134210502, translated to MEQQQLQKAYLTSRRTTMITALGRAEAFVADFDEQRDQGQVAIRLEYLNNMWTTLEEVQGQLEDIECGEQGRQVNADIRANFEPRLFQIKAALLSKLPVLNQARIPESSSSPSSALAGLKLPTISLPEFNGDYMQWLGFHDTFLALIHSNSDVAAIQKFHYLRAALKGEAAQLIESIAICSANYNLAWQTLVDRYANEYLLKKRHLQALFEINSAKRETAASLHALVDEFQRHTKILCQLGEPTESWSTILEHLLCTKLPDDTLKAWEEYASTSSNPNYDCLIEFLQRRMRVLESILVNHHQPASVPNVSSHSSKRAPNFRVSCASTSNSACKCPACNQDHPLMKCARFNQQSHSERLRFVSSKHLCHNCLKSDHIARNCSSTYSCKHCRKRHHTMLHSGDVTRSVNDSPSTRTSMSTQAIQSAASSVAESVPRSSVVNVEECPRVVASASAPQSREDVFLLTVLVKVVDAYGQDHIARVLLDSASQPNLITNRLARRLHLKADFCERDNSGSWKYFKESEGINLCSNQIAERQF
- the LOC134210503 gene encoding uncharacterized protein LOC134210503 codes for the protein MGHPIQRQSITPSVVAVSMPTLEECIERFWKTEELTVDNNYSVEERHCEDFFQSTTSRDETGRYIVRLPRKPDFDAMLGESKIGALRRFEQLERRLERDQKLKEEYHDFMREYLSLGHMRLVESDDVNHSHIYYLPHHPVIKEASTTTKVRVVFDGSARTSTGFSLNEARWSKMIFLPSFFGF
- the LOC134210504 gene encoding uncharacterized protein LOC134210504; this translates as MSVEDFLQSEDWKHGPSWLAHQQSSWPISNLPAVSEDILETKSVVASIQTTTSINPWFLRWSSYTRLLHTVGYCLRFVTKTRSKARTQSIAPLTGIELDAQSLTVQELVNANALLTRLAQQDVFGDEIKDLQRGNTVMKKSPIRRMCPFIDPEGILRVGGRLNLSQLPYQSKHPALLPKDHPFTRLIGEHYHRKLLHGGGRLLLSSIREEYWPLNGRRLVHSIVRNCFRCIRHRPQPAHQQIGQLPAARVIPSRPFSNTGVDYAGPLYMKPIHKRAAPAKAYLCIFICFATKAVHLELVGDLSTQGFIAALRRFIARRGIPAHIYSDNGKNFEGAKRELGELFARFRSQNEQSIIASACTDQGITWHLTPPKAPHFGGLWEAAVKTAKRHLFRQLGNTRLSFEACYTILHQIESAMNSRPLLPMSDDPNDLAALTPAHFLIGTSMYALPDPATQHTPVGALEHLQKLQHHVQKFWVHWRTEYLQEMMRDTKLAARNDEIRPGRMVILVDEMVPTTRWPLARITEVHPGRDRLNRVVSLRTAKGVIIRPITRICLLPCFEPILDQEQREETIDDPNSHP